One genomic window of Cheilinus undulatus linkage group 7, ASM1832078v1, whole genome shotgun sequence includes the following:
- the LOC121512565 gene encoding calcium homeostasis endoplasmic reticulum protein isoform X1, with product MDIPNPPEDQELRNVIDKLAQFVARNGPEFEKMTMEKQKDNPKFSFLFGGDYFSYYKCKLAMEQQQHPSTHDGEEYNSEDMYNPGAKDVVDIPPPSMPVIAPPSIPPPSGPSIDELVQQSQWNLQQQEQHLHTLRQEQVTAAIALAMEQQTQKLLLETQLDITEFDNLLQPIIDTCTKDAISAGKNWMFNNAKTPQHCELMTSHLRNRITVDGAHFELRLHLIYLMNDVLHHCQRKQQKDLLAALQKVVVPIYCTSFLAVEEEKQQKITRLLQLWEKNGYFDEETIQQLQNPALGLGQYQASLITEYAGVVQPIQLAFQQQIAALKTQHEEFVTSLKQQQQLQPAPVAPLAAPAEPEKAPPMTTQAGDVKPPMSGPPPGEFDGTPSRPQDSSNPSGPSEIPSNKPAWFDPQHMGPWNPNQPPPFDPNQPPPPCPPWNSHEGMWNDQRDPGSWSGAPPREGGPWSGPGGPDQGPPSWNSFDQQPPWGNQPDQPPWGQREPPFPPRMQRPPHFRGPFPPHQQPPPFNQPPPPPHNFGRFPPRFMQDDFPPRHHYDRPPYTPHRFDYAQGDFPGEMPGPPPHHHPNQRLPPPGMGAEHPPWGGGQHPDFGPPPHGFNGHSPHMRHRHHPVQDDPSLVPNVPYFDLPAGLMAPLVKLEDCDYKPLDPKDIRLPPPMPPSDRLLAAVEAFYSPPSHDRPRNSEGWEQNGLYEFFRAKMRARRKKGQEKHNSARGGSRSRSHSRSRGRSSSRSSSRSSKSSRSRSHSSRSRSRSRSRSYSRSRSRSRSRSSRSQSRSRSRSRSHSPTKRRRGQKSRSSSPPSTSVLGAPSSKMSTDNRLGEENKGHQLLMKMGWSGSGGLGAKEQGIQDPIKGGDVRDKWDQYKGVGVSLDDPYENYRRNKSYNFVARMKAREEVNREPQEAPPTD from the exons ATGGATATCCCGAATCCCCCCGAAG ATCAAGAACTGAGGAATGTCATTGACAAGCTGGCTCAGTTCGTTGCTCGAAATGGGCCAGAGTTTGAGAAGATGACAATGGAGAAACAGAAGGACAACCCTAAATTCTCCTTTCTCTTTGGGGGGGACTACTTCAGCTACTACAAATGCAAGCTTGCTATGGAGCAACAGCAGC ATCCCTCTACCCATGACGGGGAGGAATATAATTCTGAAG acatGTACAACCCTGGTGCTAAGGATGTGGTTGatatccctcctccatcaatGCCAGTAATTGCCCCACCTTCAATTCCTCCACCATCTGGGCCCTCTATTGATGAGCTTGTTCAACAGAGCCAATGGAatctgcagcagcaggagcagcaccTTCACACTCTCAGACAG GAACAAGTGACTGCAGCCATAGCTCTTGCTATGGAGCAGCAGACCCAAAAACTCCTGTTGGAAACTCAGTTAGACATCACTGAGTTTGACAATCTATTGCAGCCCATCATTGACACCTGCACCAAAGACGCTATCTCT GCTGGCAAGAACTGGATGTTTAACAATGCCAAGACTCCACAGCACTGTGAACTGATGACATCACATCTTCGCAACCGCATCACTGTTGATGGAGCACATTTTGAGCTTCGCTTGCATCTGATCTATTTAATGAATGATGTCCTCCACCACTG CCAAAGGAAGCAGCAGAAGGACTTGTTGGCAGCCCTACAGAAAGTTGTTGTTCCCATCTACTGCACCAGCTTTCTGGCAGTAGAGGAGGAGAAGCAGCAGAAGATCACAAGG CTGTTACAGCTTTGGGAGAAGAATGGGTACTTTGATGAGGAGACCATTCAACAGCTCCAGAATCCAGCACTGGGACTTGGCCAATACCAA GCCTCTCTGATAACGGAGTATGCAGGGGTGGTACAGCCAATCCAGCTGGCCTTCCAGCAGCAGATTGCAGCTTTGAAGACTCAGCATGAAGAGTTTGTTACCAGcctaaagcagcagcagcagctgcagcctgcTCCTGTAGCACCACTAGCTGCCCCTGCTGAGCCTGAAAAAGCTCCACCTATGACCACACAAGCTG GTGATGTGAAGCCTCCCATGTCAGGTCCTCCTCCTGGGGAGTTTGATGGAACGCCATCCAGACCACAGGATTCGAGCAACCCCAGTGGACCCTCAGAGATCCCCTCCAACAAGCCTGCATGGTTTGACCCTCAGCACATGGGCCCCTGGAACCCTAACCAGCCA CCTCCTTTCGACCCTaatcagcctcctcctccttgcCCTCCTTGGAACAGCCATGAAGGAATGTGGAATGACCAGAGGGATCCTGGGAGCTGGAGTGGGGCTCCACCCAGAGAAGGAGGCCCATGGAGTGGTCCAGGTGGCCCTGACCAAGGCCCTCCATCTTGGAACTCATTTGACCAGCAGCCACCTTGGGGGAACCAGCCTGATCAACCTCCATGGGGCCAAAGGGAGCCTCCTTTTCCTCCACGCATGCAG AGACCTCCACATTTCAGGGGACCTTTCCCTCCGCACCAGCAGCCACCTCCTTTCAATCAACCCCCTCCACCCCCACATAATTTTGGACGTTTCCCACCACGCTTTATGCAGGACGACTTTCCACCTAGACACCACTATGACAGACCACCATACACCCCACACCGCTTTGACTACGCTCAGGGAGATTTTCCTGGAG AAATGCCAGGTCCTCCTCCACATCACCATCCCAATCAGAGGCTTCCTCCACCAGGTATGGGGGCTGAACATCCACCCTGGGGTGGAGGGCAGCATCCAGATTTTGGCCCTCCCCCACATGGTTTCAATGGTCACTCACCTCACATGCGCCATCGCCATCATCCAGTACAAGATGACCCAAGTCTGGTGCCGAATGTACCCTACTTTGACCTGCCTGCTGGTCTCATGGCTCCATTAGTCAAA CTTGAAGACTGTGATTATAAACCTTTGGACCCAAAAGACATCCGGTTGCCTCCTCCGATGCCACCTAGTGATCGGCTGCTAGCTGCTGTTGAAGCTTTCTACAGTCCTCCATCCCATGATCGACCTAGAAACAG TGAAGGATGGGAGCAGAATGGCCTTTATGAGTTCTTCAGGGCCAAGATGAGAGCCAGGAGGAAAAAGGGACAGGAGAAACACAACAG TGCTCGTGGAGGCAGTCGCTCCAGGAGTCACTCTCGTAGCAGAGGAAGGTCTTCTTCACGCTCAAGCTCTCGCTCTTCAAAGTCCTCAAGGTCCAGGTCCCACTCATCTCGTTCCCGTTCTCGCAGCCGTTCTCGCTCTTACTCGAGATCAAG ATCAAGGAGTAGATCCAGGTCATCTCGAAGTCAGTCTCGCTCCAGATCAAGATCCCGTTCTCATTCACCCACCAAGAGACGCCGTGGCCAAAAATCGCGGAGCTCTTCTCCTCC ctccacgTCAGTGTTGGGTGCCCCCTCCTCCAAAATGTCTACAGATAACAGGCTAGGGGAGGAAAACAAAGGCCACCAGCTCCTGATGAAGATGG GCTGGAGTGGCTCAGGTGGTTTGGGGGCCAAAGAACAGGGCATCCAGGACCCCATCAAAGGAGGAGACGTCAGGGATAAATGGGACCAGTACAAAGGTGTGGGCGTGTCACTGGACGACCCTTATGAGAACTATCGCAGGAACAAGAGTTACAACTTTGTTGCCCGCATGAAGGCAAGAGAGGAAG TCAATCGTGAACCTCAGGAAGCCCCTCCAACCGACTGA
- the LOC121512565 gene encoding calcium homeostasis endoplasmic reticulum protein isoform X2 has product MDIPNPPEDQELRNVIDKLAQFVARNGPEFEKMTMEKQKDNPKFSFLFGGDYFSYYKCKLAMEQQQHMYNPGAKDVVDIPPPSMPVIAPPSIPPPSGPSIDELVQQSQWNLQQQEQHLHTLRQEQVTAAIALAMEQQTQKLLLETQLDITEFDNLLQPIIDTCTKDAISAGKNWMFNNAKTPQHCELMTSHLRNRITVDGAHFELRLHLIYLMNDVLHHCQRKQQKDLLAALQKVVVPIYCTSFLAVEEEKQQKITRLLQLWEKNGYFDEETIQQLQNPALGLGQYQASLITEYAGVVQPIQLAFQQQIAALKTQHEEFVTSLKQQQQLQPAPVAPLAAPAEPEKAPPMTTQAGDVKPPMSGPPPGEFDGTPSRPQDSSNPSGPSEIPSNKPAWFDPQHMGPWNPNQPPPFDPNQPPPPCPPWNSHEGMWNDQRDPGSWSGAPPREGGPWSGPGGPDQGPPSWNSFDQQPPWGNQPDQPPWGQREPPFPPRMQRPPHFRGPFPPHQQPPPFNQPPPPPHNFGRFPPRFMQDDFPPRHHYDRPPYTPHRFDYAQGDFPGEMPGPPPHHHPNQRLPPPGMGAEHPPWGGGQHPDFGPPPHGFNGHSPHMRHRHHPVQDDPSLVPNVPYFDLPAGLMAPLVKLEDCDYKPLDPKDIRLPPPMPPSDRLLAAVEAFYSPPSHDRPRNSEGWEQNGLYEFFRAKMRARRKKGQEKHNSARGGSRSRSHSRSRGRSSSRSSSRSSKSSRSRSHSSRSRSRSRSRSYSRSRSRSRSRSSRSQSRSRSRSRSHSPTKRRRGQKSRSSSPPSTSVLGAPSSKMSTDNRLGEENKGHQLLMKMGWSGSGGLGAKEQGIQDPIKGGDVRDKWDQYKGVGVSLDDPYENYRRNKSYNFVARMKAREEVNREPQEAPPTD; this is encoded by the exons ATGGATATCCCGAATCCCCCCGAAG ATCAAGAACTGAGGAATGTCATTGACAAGCTGGCTCAGTTCGTTGCTCGAAATGGGCCAGAGTTTGAGAAGATGACAATGGAGAAACAGAAGGACAACCCTAAATTCTCCTTTCTCTTTGGGGGGGACTACTTCAGCTACTACAAATGCAAGCTTGCTATGGAGCAACAGCAGC acatGTACAACCCTGGTGCTAAGGATGTGGTTGatatccctcctccatcaatGCCAGTAATTGCCCCACCTTCAATTCCTCCACCATCTGGGCCCTCTATTGATGAGCTTGTTCAACAGAGCCAATGGAatctgcagcagcaggagcagcaccTTCACACTCTCAGACAG GAACAAGTGACTGCAGCCATAGCTCTTGCTATGGAGCAGCAGACCCAAAAACTCCTGTTGGAAACTCAGTTAGACATCACTGAGTTTGACAATCTATTGCAGCCCATCATTGACACCTGCACCAAAGACGCTATCTCT GCTGGCAAGAACTGGATGTTTAACAATGCCAAGACTCCACAGCACTGTGAACTGATGACATCACATCTTCGCAACCGCATCACTGTTGATGGAGCACATTTTGAGCTTCGCTTGCATCTGATCTATTTAATGAATGATGTCCTCCACCACTG CCAAAGGAAGCAGCAGAAGGACTTGTTGGCAGCCCTACAGAAAGTTGTTGTTCCCATCTACTGCACCAGCTTTCTGGCAGTAGAGGAGGAGAAGCAGCAGAAGATCACAAGG CTGTTACAGCTTTGGGAGAAGAATGGGTACTTTGATGAGGAGACCATTCAACAGCTCCAGAATCCAGCACTGGGACTTGGCCAATACCAA GCCTCTCTGATAACGGAGTATGCAGGGGTGGTACAGCCAATCCAGCTGGCCTTCCAGCAGCAGATTGCAGCTTTGAAGACTCAGCATGAAGAGTTTGTTACCAGcctaaagcagcagcagcagctgcagcctgcTCCTGTAGCACCACTAGCTGCCCCTGCTGAGCCTGAAAAAGCTCCACCTATGACCACACAAGCTG GTGATGTGAAGCCTCCCATGTCAGGTCCTCCTCCTGGGGAGTTTGATGGAACGCCATCCAGACCACAGGATTCGAGCAACCCCAGTGGACCCTCAGAGATCCCCTCCAACAAGCCTGCATGGTTTGACCCTCAGCACATGGGCCCCTGGAACCCTAACCAGCCA CCTCCTTTCGACCCTaatcagcctcctcctccttgcCCTCCTTGGAACAGCCATGAAGGAATGTGGAATGACCAGAGGGATCCTGGGAGCTGGAGTGGGGCTCCACCCAGAGAAGGAGGCCCATGGAGTGGTCCAGGTGGCCCTGACCAAGGCCCTCCATCTTGGAACTCATTTGACCAGCAGCCACCTTGGGGGAACCAGCCTGATCAACCTCCATGGGGCCAAAGGGAGCCTCCTTTTCCTCCACGCATGCAG AGACCTCCACATTTCAGGGGACCTTTCCCTCCGCACCAGCAGCCACCTCCTTTCAATCAACCCCCTCCACCCCCACATAATTTTGGACGTTTCCCACCACGCTTTATGCAGGACGACTTTCCACCTAGACACCACTATGACAGACCACCATACACCCCACACCGCTTTGACTACGCTCAGGGAGATTTTCCTGGAG AAATGCCAGGTCCTCCTCCACATCACCATCCCAATCAGAGGCTTCCTCCACCAGGTATGGGGGCTGAACATCCACCCTGGGGTGGAGGGCAGCATCCAGATTTTGGCCCTCCCCCACATGGTTTCAATGGTCACTCACCTCACATGCGCCATCGCCATCATCCAGTACAAGATGACCCAAGTCTGGTGCCGAATGTACCCTACTTTGACCTGCCTGCTGGTCTCATGGCTCCATTAGTCAAA CTTGAAGACTGTGATTATAAACCTTTGGACCCAAAAGACATCCGGTTGCCTCCTCCGATGCCACCTAGTGATCGGCTGCTAGCTGCTGTTGAAGCTTTCTACAGTCCTCCATCCCATGATCGACCTAGAAACAG TGAAGGATGGGAGCAGAATGGCCTTTATGAGTTCTTCAGGGCCAAGATGAGAGCCAGGAGGAAAAAGGGACAGGAGAAACACAACAG TGCTCGTGGAGGCAGTCGCTCCAGGAGTCACTCTCGTAGCAGAGGAAGGTCTTCTTCACGCTCAAGCTCTCGCTCTTCAAAGTCCTCAAGGTCCAGGTCCCACTCATCTCGTTCCCGTTCTCGCAGCCGTTCTCGCTCTTACTCGAGATCAAG ATCAAGGAGTAGATCCAGGTCATCTCGAAGTCAGTCTCGCTCCAGATCAAGATCCCGTTCTCATTCACCCACCAAGAGACGCCGTGGCCAAAAATCGCGGAGCTCTTCTCCTCC ctccacgTCAGTGTTGGGTGCCCCCTCCTCCAAAATGTCTACAGATAACAGGCTAGGGGAGGAAAACAAAGGCCACCAGCTCCTGATGAAGATGG GCTGGAGTGGCTCAGGTGGTTTGGGGGCCAAAGAACAGGGCATCCAGGACCCCATCAAAGGAGGAGACGTCAGGGATAAATGGGACCAGTACAAAGGTGTGGGCGTGTCACTGGACGACCCTTATGAGAACTATCGCAGGAACAAGAGTTACAACTTTGTTGCCCGCATGAAGGCAAGAGAGGAAG TCAATCGTGAACCTCAGGAAGCCCCTCCAACCGACTGA
- the dohh gene encoding deoxyhypusine hydroxylase, with amino-acid sequence MASGEQVAAVGKVLVDPGTDLTRRFRALFTLKNLGGADAVEWIGKAFSDESALLKHELAYCLGQMQDRHAIPTLTAVLKDTQQEPMVRHEAGEALGAIGDPIVLDLLKEYSQDPVIEVAETCQLAVRRIEWLQSGGEKQLDQANTDKNPYCSVDPAPPAERKTVSVLRLNLLDESLPLFERYRAMFALRNIGNEEAVLALGDGLQCSSALFRHEIGYVLGQMQHPAAVPALRAALERSGENPMVRHEAAEALGSIGKEECLAVLQQYREDKERVVKESCEVALDMLDYENSDQFQYADGLVRLQG; translated from the exons ATGGCCAGTGGCGAGCAGGTGGCAGCAGTTGGAAAGGTTTTGGTGGACCCAGGAACGGACCTGACCCGGCGGTTCAGAGCCTTATTCACCCTCAAGAATCTTGGAG GTGCCGATGCTGTGGAATGGATCGGTAAGGCCTTCAGTGATGAGTCTGCCCTTCTGAAGCATGAGCTGGCCTACTGCCTCGGGCAAATGCAGGACAGACACGCCATACCAACTCTGACTGCTGTACTTAAAGATACACAGCAGGAGCCCATGGTCAGACATGAAGCAG GGGAAGCTCTGGGAGCCATTGGTGATCCCATAGTTTTGGACCTTCTGAAAGAGTACAGCCAGGATCCAGTCATTGAG GTTGCAGAGACATGTCAGTTGGCTGTTCGTCGGATAGAGTGGCTGCAGAGTGGAGGAGAGAAGCAGTTAGATCAAGCAAATACAGATAAGAATCCATACTGTTCTGTGGATCCAGCCCCTCCAGCAGAAAGGAAGACTGTGTCAGTGCTGCGCTTGAACCTGCTGGATGAAAGCCTGCCACTATTTGAACGTTACCGTGCCATGTTTGCTCTGCGTAACATAGGCAATGAAGAGGCTGTACTCGCACTGGGAGATG GCCTGCAGTGTTCCAGTGCTCTGTTTCGTCATGAGATTGGTTATGTCCTGGGTCAGATGCAGCATCCTGCAGCCGTTCCCGCCCTGCGTGCAGCTCTGGAGCGATCTGGCGAGAACCCCATGGTCCGACATGAGGCAGCAGAGGCCCTTGGGTCAATCGGCAAAGAGGAGTGTTTGGCTGTGCTACAACAGTACCGTGAAGACAAAGAACGTGTGGTCAAGGAGAGCTGTGAGGTGGCTTTGGACATGCTGGACTATGAAAACAGTGACCAGTTCCAATATGCAGATGGACTGGTTAGGTTACAGGGTTAA